From one Mycolicibacterium sp. HK-90 genomic stretch:
- a CDS encoding cutinase family protein, whose protein sequence is MAIDLVRRCTVFVAAALTAAAAVVAPVVVPTPTSTLPVASAADCPDIEVVFARGTSESPGLGRIGSAFVNSLRGKVGGRSVGAYAVNYPASYDFLAAAGGANDASGHIQWMVDNCPATRLVLGGYSQGAAVIDVIAAVPFPAVGFTAPLPPNVPEHVAAVAVFGNPSAKLGLPMTASPVYGSRSIDLCNPGDPVCTDGDSVPAHRAYEGAANDAANFVAGLL, encoded by the coding sequence GTGGCCATTGATCTTGTTCGTCGCTGCACCGTGTTCGTGGCAGCAGCGCTGACCGCTGCCGCCGCCGTCGTCGCACCGGTTGTGGTGCCGACGCCCACCTCGACGCTTCCGGTGGCCTCGGCGGCCGACTGCCCGGACATCGAGGTCGTTTTCGCCCGCGGCACGAGCGAGAGCCCGGGCCTCGGCCGGATCGGCAGCGCGTTCGTCAACTCGCTGCGCGGCAAGGTCGGCGGCCGCTCCGTCGGCGCCTACGCGGTGAACTACCCCGCCAGCTACGACTTCCTGGCCGCGGCCGGCGGCGCCAACGACGCCAGCGGCCACATCCAGTGGATGGTGGACAACTGCCCGGCGACCCGCCTGGTGCTCGGCGGCTATTCGCAGGGGGCCGCGGTGATCGACGTGATCGCCGCCGTTCCGTTCCCGGCCGTCGGCTTCACCGCGCCGCTGCCGCCGAACGTCCCTGAGCACGTCGCCGCGGTCGCCGTCTTCGGCAACCCGTCGGCCAAACTCGGTCTGCCGATGACTGCCAGCCCGGTGTACGGCTCGCGTTCCATCGACCTGTGCAACCCGGGTGACCCGGTCTGCACCGACGGCGACAGCGTCCCGGCGCACCGGGCCTACGAAGGCGCTGCCAACGACGCCGCAAACTTCGTCGCCGGGCTGCTGTAG
- a CDS encoding cutinase family protein — MSPVSLLRKSARVAAIVSTLVSAAVPLALASPAAAEPCSDVEVIFARGTNDAPGLGRPGQAFADALTSRLGGRTVSTYAVNYPASYDFLAAADGATDAANRIATLASSCPSTRVVLGGYSQGAAVVDMLAGIPPLGNRVGEVGSAPPLAGNLVPQVAAAVAFGNPSAKFGIPLTSSVFGGKAIDICKDGDPICSRGRNPFAHSDYVGMADQAANFVAGIV, encoded by the coding sequence ATGTCCCCCGTGAGTCTCCTCCGGAAGTCGGCCCGGGTGGCCGCGATCGTATCGACCCTGGTCAGCGCGGCCGTTCCGCTTGCTCTGGCCTCGCCTGCCGCTGCCGAACCGTGCTCCGACGTGGAGGTCATCTTCGCCCGCGGCACCAACGATGCCCCGGGTCTGGGCCGGCCCGGGCAGGCGTTCGCCGACGCGCTGACTTCCCGGCTCGGCGGTCGCACGGTCTCCACCTATGCGGTCAACTACCCCGCCAGCTACGACTTCCTGGCCGCTGCTGACGGAGCGACCGACGCCGCCAACCGCATCGCCACGCTGGCGTCCTCGTGCCCGTCGACCCGGGTCGTGCTCGGCGGCTACTCACAGGGCGCCGCGGTCGTCGACATGTTGGCCGGCATCCCGCCGCTCGGCAACCGGGTCGGGGAGGTCGGATCGGCACCGCCACTGGCCGGCAACCTGGTCCCGCAGGTCGCCGCGGCGGTGGCCTTCGGAAACCCCTCCGCCAAGTTCGGGATCCCGCTCACCTCGTCGGTGTTCGGCGGCAAGGCCATCGACATCTGCAAAGACGGTGACCCGATCTGCTCGCGCGGCCGGAACCCGTTCGCGCACAGCGACTACGTAGGCATGGCCGATCAGGCCGCCAACTTCGTCGCGGGAATCGTCTAG
- a CDS encoding DMT family transporter: MTAEAQLARRTADNDFRLGLVFAVSSALAFGSSGPFAKALMESGWSPTAAVIARLAGGALIMAAFASVVRPGWIREVLGHARTVVAYGLIPIAGAQLCYYNAVAHLSVGVALLLEYTAPILVVGWVWATTRHRPSAMTFGGVALAIAGIIMVLNVFSGAQINLVGVSWGLAAAVCAACYFMMSNRASTDGDGLSPISLATGGLVIGTAAVTLLGVTGIMPLAFTADPVTLAGHTTSWLVPVIALGLIPTALAYTLGIIGIARLKPRFASLVGLSEVLFAVLIAWIMLGEAMSTSQVIGGAVVLVGLAVARQGDRGEQAAPDVTELSTWPDMPIREATEPAND, from the coding sequence ATGACTGCCGAAGCCCAGCTCGCGCGCAGGACCGCCGACAACGATTTCCGGCTCGGCCTAGTGTTCGCCGTCAGTTCCGCGCTGGCATTCGGGTCGTCGGGCCCGTTCGCCAAAGCCCTGATGGAGTCCGGGTGGAGCCCCACGGCTGCCGTCATCGCCCGGCTCGCCGGCGGCGCGCTGATCATGGCCGCCTTCGCCAGCGTCGTCCGCCCCGGCTGGATCCGCGAGGTTCTCGGGCACGCCAGAACCGTCGTCGCCTACGGCCTGATCCCGATCGCCGGCGCCCAACTCTGCTACTACAACGCCGTCGCGCACCTGTCGGTCGGCGTGGCACTGCTGCTCGAATACACCGCGCCGATCCTCGTCGTCGGCTGGGTCTGGGCCACCACCCGGCACCGCCCCAGCGCCATGACCTTCGGTGGCGTGGCACTGGCCATCGCCGGAATCATCATGGTGCTCAACGTGTTCAGCGGTGCCCAGATCAACCTGGTCGGGGTGAGCTGGGGCCTGGCCGCGGCCGTGTGCGCCGCCTGCTACTTCATGATGTCCAACCGGGCCAGCACCGACGGTGACGGGCTCAGCCCGATCAGTCTGGCCACCGGCGGCCTCGTCATCGGCACCGCGGCGGTGACACTTCTCGGCGTGACCGGCATCATGCCGCTGGCCTTCACCGCCGACCCCGTGACCCTCGCCGGACACACCACGTCGTGGCTGGTGCCCGTGATCGCGCTCGGCCTGATCCCCACCGCGCTGGCCTACACCCTCGGCATCATCGGCATCGCGCGGCTCAAGCCGCGCTTCGCCTCCCTCGTCGGGCTCTCGGAGGTGCTGTTCGCGGTCCTGATCGCCTGGATCATGCTCGGTGAAGCCATGTCGACGAGCCAGGTGATCGGCGGAGCGGTGGTGCTGGTCGGCCTGGCCGTGGCCCGCCAGGGTGACCGCGGCGAGCAGGCAGCGCCCGACGTGACCGAGCTCTCGACCTGGCCCGATATGCCCATTCGGGAGGCGACCGAACCGGCAAACGATTAG
- a CDS encoding CGNR zinc finger domain-containing protein, with protein sequence MLFTYDTELTLRAATVLVNTDRVEGERLSDQAALSAYLDDFGWTGRRDRDEAELAAVRRLRGRLGEIWAAADDEEEAVRLVNALLSDTKASPWLTRHKEMPDWHLHLASVDDPLAQRMGAEMAMALADLIRGGELRRLKICAAPDCEAVLTDLSRNRSRIFCDTGNCGNRQHVAAYRQRQRAD encoded by the coding sequence ATGCTTTTTACCTATGACACGGAGCTCACGCTCCGGGCCGCGACGGTGTTGGTGAACACCGATCGGGTAGAGGGCGAACGACTGTCTGACCAGGCCGCCCTCAGTGCGTACCTGGACGACTTCGGCTGGACCGGGCGGCGGGACCGTGACGAGGCCGAACTGGCGGCCGTGCGCCGGTTGCGGGGCCGGCTGGGGGAGATCTGGGCGGCCGCCGACGACGAGGAAGAGGCCGTCCGTCTGGTCAACGCCCTGCTGAGCGACACCAAGGCATCGCCATGGCTGACGCGGCACAAGGAGATGCCGGACTGGCACCTGCACCTGGCCTCGGTCGACGATCCGCTGGCGCAACGCATGGGCGCCGAGATGGCGATGGCATTGGCCGATCTGATCCGCGGCGGTGAACTGCGTCGCCTCAAGATCTGCGCGGCGCCGGACTGCGAGGCGGTGCTGACCGACCTGTCGCGCAACCGCTCGCGCATCTTCTGCGACACCGGCAACTGCGGTAACCGCCAGCACGTCGCGGCCTATCGGCAGCGCCAGCGCGCTGACTGA
- the eccB gene encoding type VII secretion protein EccB, with the protein MARRPATRLQLSGHRFLLRRMAHALVRGDARMLDDPLRAQAVSYGVGCALALVALAVCAVLALVRPGSAPGDAPILMARDSGALYVRIADVAHPVSNLASARLIVGAPANPVVVDDAAIAKLRRGPLVGIPGAPTEIGRPLGLDESDWAVCDVSEPAETVLLAGRSDRQISALRDGQALLVSAHAAGASAYVLADGWRARVDLRDIAVVRALQLEGVSAQPVSQTLLDAIPEAPALQPPAIADVGTAGPAALGGLTVGTVIRVMRTGSAEFYVVLADGVQRIDRVAADVIRFSVAQPGGEPPIVPADVVADVPVARGLAVARFPERVLRRARAVICARWNPRQPDPGTNTAVAMVDSLPDGSVQLAQADAAGPNIDRVQMPVGRSVYLQARGVTREASSGGPLYLLNDVGVLFGIRDGATAELLGLGSAPIPAPWPMLAMLPRGPELNREAASVVRDSLPGVAAAPA; encoded by the coding sequence ATGGCACGGCGACCGGCCACTCGGCTACAGCTCAGCGGGCACCGATTCCTGTTGCGGCGCATGGCACACGCGTTGGTTCGCGGTGATGCGCGGATGCTCGACGATCCATTGCGCGCACAGGCAGTCTCCTACGGCGTCGGCTGCGCACTGGCGCTCGTCGCGCTCGCGGTGTGCGCGGTGCTCGCCCTCGTCCGCCCGGGTTCGGCGCCCGGCGATGCGCCGATCCTGATGGCCCGCGATTCCGGTGCGCTGTACGTGCGGATCGCCGATGTCGCGCACCCGGTGTCGAACCTGGCTTCCGCCCGGCTCATCGTCGGCGCACCGGCCAATCCCGTCGTGGTCGACGACGCCGCGATCGCGAAGCTCCGGCGCGGGCCACTGGTCGGCATCCCGGGTGCCCCCACCGAGATCGGCCGGCCGCTCGGCCTCGATGAGTCGGACTGGGCCGTCTGCGATGTCTCCGAACCGGCCGAGACGGTGCTGCTGGCCGGCCGGTCCGACCGGCAGATCTCTGCACTGCGGGATGGACAGGCCCTGCTGGTGTCGGCGCACGCGGCAGGTGCATCCGCTTATGTGCTCGCCGACGGGTGGCGGGCCAGGGTAGACCTTCGCGACATCGCGGTGGTGCGGGCACTGCAGCTGGAAGGTGTGTCCGCCCAGCCGGTTTCGCAGACCCTGCTGGACGCCATTCCGGAAGCGCCTGCCCTGCAGCCACCTGCGATCGCCGACGTGGGCACCGCGGGGCCGGCGGCGCTGGGCGGACTCACGGTGGGCACCGTGATCCGGGTGATGCGCACCGGGTCTGCGGAGTTCTATGTGGTGCTGGCCGACGGTGTGCAGCGCATCGACCGGGTGGCGGCGGACGTCATCCGCTTCAGCGTCGCGCAACCCGGCGGTGAGCCACCGATCGTTCCTGCCGACGTGGTGGCCGATGTCCCGGTCGCCCGCGGGCTGGCCGTGGCCCGGTTCCCGGAACGGGTCCTGCGCCGAGCCCGGGCGGTGATATGCGCCCGCTGGAATCCGCGACAGCCCGATCCCGGCACGAATACCGCTGTGGCCATGGTGGATTCGTTGCCCGACGGTAGTGTGCAGCTGGCCCAGGCCGATGCGGCCGGGCCGAACATCGACCGGGTGCAGATGCCGGTCGGCCGCAGCGTGTACCTGCAGGCCCGGGGTGTCACCCGCGAGGCCTCCTCCGGCGGTCCGTTGTATCTGCTCAACGACGTCGGTGTGCTGTTCGGGATTCGTGACGGCGCGACTGCTGAACTCCTCGGCCTGGGCAGTGCCCCGATTCCCGCGCCGTGGCCGATGTTGGCCATGTTGCCGCGTGGGCCCGAACTCAACCGTGAGGCCGCCTCAGTCGTGCGCGACTCGTTGCCCGGCGTCGCGGCGGCGCCCGCGTAA
- the mycP gene encoding type VII secretion-associated serine protease mycosin: MAATLLAGLPLVAIAPAAAVVPPAVDATLLPRPAPPAPAVPTQQRQPCYESASAADASASNPWLDAVWPLTRGAGQTIAVIDTGVARHRLLPHLVGGGDYVSRGDGTADCDGHGTIVAGIAAAAPSSGFSGVAPDAAILAIRQSSNKFATDGGSIGVGNVNTLAMAVRTAADLGATVINISSPACVAADAAPDDRALGAALSYAVDVRNVVVVAAAGNVGAGCTEQNADAGPAANDWDHLRSVSSPAWYDDLVLCVGSVGSDGTASAFSLAGPWVDVAAPGENLVSLHPDGERLIDVVGRDAPISGTSYAAPVVAGIAALVRSRFPQLSAREVMRRIEDTARTPADGWNPVVGHGVVDAPAAVSGGTPSSPAAPNAPVSVAPPVSATADPVPRRIAFGGAAACVAATVLTALALSAGRLRGRRRDAGQRVAHD, encoded by the coding sequence TTGGCCGCAACCCTGCTCGCCGGACTCCCACTGGTGGCGATCGCGCCGGCCGCCGCGGTGGTGCCGCCCGCAGTGGACGCCACATTGCTGCCCCGGCCGGCACCACCGGCGCCCGCCGTGCCCACCCAACAGCGTCAGCCGTGCTACGAGTCCGCCTCGGCAGCTGATGCCTCGGCGAGCAATCCATGGCTGGACGCGGTGTGGCCGCTCACGCGCGGCGCAGGCCAGACCATCGCGGTGATCGACACCGGGGTGGCCCGGCATCGCCTGCTCCCCCACCTCGTCGGTGGCGGCGACTACGTGTCACGTGGTGACGGCACCGCCGACTGTGACGGGCATGGCACGATCGTGGCCGGAATCGCCGCCGCGGCACCGAGTTCGGGATTCAGCGGGGTGGCCCCCGACGCCGCGATCCTGGCCATCCGGCAGTCGAGCAACAAGTTCGCCACCGACGGTGGCTCCATCGGCGTCGGGAACGTCAACACGCTGGCCATGGCGGTACGCACCGCGGCGGACCTCGGCGCGACCGTCATCAACATCTCGTCTCCTGCGTGCGTGGCCGCCGATGCCGCCCCCGACGACCGTGCCCTCGGCGCCGCCCTGAGCTACGCCGTCGACGTGCGCAATGTCGTGGTGGTCGCGGCGGCCGGAAACGTCGGCGCGGGCTGCACGGAACAGAACGCCGACGCCGGCCCGGCCGCCAACGACTGGGATCACCTGCGTTCGGTGTCGAGCCCGGCCTGGTACGACGACCTGGTGTTGTGTGTCGGCTCCGTCGGATCTGACGGCACCGCATCGGCTTTCAGCCTCGCTGGTCCTTGGGTCGACGTGGCCGCGCCCGGCGAGAACCTGGTGTCGCTGCATCCGGACGGCGAGCGGTTGATCGATGTCGTCGGGCGCGACGCCCCGATCTCGGGAACCAGTTACGCCGCGCCCGTGGTGGCCGGAATCGCCGCACTGGTGCGTTCGCGGTTCCCACAGCTGAGCGCGCGTGAGGTGATGCGGCGCATCGAAGACACTGCGCGCACCCCGGCTGACGGCTGGAACCCGGTCGTCGGGCACGGTGTCGTCGACGCGCCGGCGGCGGTCAGCGGCGGCACCCCGTCGTCGCCCGCTGCTCCGAATGCTCCGGTGTCGGTAGCCCCGCCCGTTTCGGCGACGGCCGACCCCGTACCGCGGCGGATCGCCTTCGGCGGCGCCGCCGCGTGTGTGGCCGCGACAGTCTTGACCGCACTGGCGCTGTCGGCCGGCCGGTTACGCGGGCGCCGCCGCGACGCCGGGCAACGAGTCGCGCACGACTGA